From one uncultured Bacteroides sp. genomic stretch:
- a CDS encoding SusD/RagB family nutrient-binding outer membrane lipoprotein, which translates to MKKFKYIALGMALVFGMSSCNDYLDVNTDEDNPTSTSATVNTRLPWIQNYFAYAWGTAGMRSCTAAGLLTQTSATSGNGLIAAWNPAQGSCTTVYQNWYIGAGVNVDPMIEKAKESGAYSYIGAGYCIKAMGFMMMLDLHGELPLTEAYTGKYNPSYDDGKTMYYACMDYLDKAIENLSKTQETTAPSFAEGDLWNGGDVSKWLKLCYGLKARYLLKLSKKSDLFDPNAILAALEKAQTANSDNTTIKHYNVEGDETNFTVSDPYQTNVFWNSVGYGTACRLTRWYISMLDNSFSNGLGVIDPRLSKLVPAMMSNVVLDQDGIIKSYVWKRDKGVDMMNSDIRQRGAIYAGAFATSADVTLKYTIADNDARNKFIADASNIHKVVVNNNDVTVTYQKGSAYCNSTNYKDAVDTVYVSTRTNSMSTSGRSVTDLFYYPSAGYNYVAGTGTFYARPNSDSDILTYAEMCFIKAEVYLRTGKKDDAWKAYKDGVKAHFDRMQTRLAKWKSDGSKNPDEMPMNEADITAYLNSSAVCQASGSLTMAEIIRQKMIAMGYDMEIWNDMRRFNYSAGNIGDFGTVYIDYKRPKEFSATNKIIGSSATDLTYWPRRFSQSSHESNYNLTQLLASNKYAMQDPIWSCPVWWDCTTDAEYYGYIKK; encoded by the coding sequence ATGAAGAAGTTTAAATATATTGCATTGGGTATGGCACTCGTGTTTGGTATGTCTTCGTGTAATGACTATCTGGATGTAAACACAGATGAAGATAATCCAACGTCAACAAGTGCAACTGTTAATACTCGGCTTCCATGGATTCAGAACTATTTCGCTTATGCATGGGGTACAGCTGGTATGCGTTCTTGTACAGCAGCAGGTCTTTTAACTCAGACCTCAGCCACAAGTGGTAATGGCCTTATTGCTGCATGGAATCCCGCTCAGGGTAGTTGTACAACTGTTTATCAAAACTGGTATATTGGCGCAGGAGTAAACGTTGATCCAATGATTGAGAAAGCAAAGGAAAGTGGAGCTTATTCTTATATAGGCGCTGGTTACTGCATTAAGGCTATGGGCTTTATGATGATGCTTGATTTGCATGGTGAGCTACCTTTGACAGAAGCCTATACAGGAAAATATAATCCATCATATGATGATGGCAAAACAATGTATTATGCTTGTATGGATTATCTGGATAAAGCGATTGAAAATCTTTCAAAAACTCAGGAAACTACAGCGCCATCATTCGCAGAAGGGGATCTTTGGAATGGAGGAGATGTAAGTAAATGGTTAAAGCTTTGTTATGGTTTAAAGGCTCGTTATTTGCTTAAACTTTCAAAGAAATCTGATTTATTTGATCCTAATGCAATTTTAGCTGCTTTAGAAAAAGCACAAACGGCTAATAGTGATAATACTACGATTAAACATTATAATGTTGAAGGAGACGAAACGAATTTTACTGTTTCTGATCCATATCAAACGAATGTTTTCTGGAATAGTGTGGGATATGGTACTGCATGCCGTCTTACTCGTTGGTATATCAGCATGCTTGATAATAGTTTTTCAAATGGATTGGGTGTAATTGATCCCCGTTTAAGTAAACTAGTGCCTGCCATGATGAGCAATGTTGTTCTGGATCAGGACGGAATTATAAAAAGCTATGTTTGGAAGCGTGATAAGGGGGTTGATATGATGAATTCTGATATTCGCCAGCGAGGTGCTATTTATGCTGGTGCGTTTGCAACTTCCGCAGATGTGACACTCAAATATACGATTGCTGATAATGACGCACGAAATAAATTTATTGCAGATGCTTCTAATATTCATAAGGTAGTAGTCAATAATAATGATGTAACGGTTACTTATCAGAAAGGATCTGCATATTGTAATTCTACCAATTATAAGGATGCTGTTGATACAGTGTATGTTAGTACACGTACTAATAGTATGTCAACTAGCGGACGTTCTGTTACGGATCTGTTCTATTATCCGTCAGCAGGGTATAATTATGTAGCTGGTACAGGAACATTTTATGCTCGTCCTAACTCTGATTCAGATATCTTAACATACGCTGAAATGTGCTTTATTAAAGCAGAGGTATATCTCCGTACAGGTAAAAAGGATGATGCCTGGAAGGCATATAAGGACGGCGTTAAGGCTCATTTTGACAGGATGCAGACAAGACTGGCTAAATGGAAATCAGACGGAAGTAAGAATCCGGACGAAATGCCAATGAATGAAGCTGATATAACTGCATATCTGAATAGTAGCGCTGTTTGTCAGGCATCTGGATCATTAACAATGGCAGAAATTATACGTCAAAAAATGATTGCCATGGGATATGACATGGAGATTTGGAATGACATGCGTCGTTTTAATTATAGTGCTGGCAATATAGGCGATTTTGGAACTGTTTATATTGACTATAAACGTCCGAAGGAGTTCTCGGCGACAAATAAAATTATAGGCTCTTCTGCTACAGATCTAACTTATTGGCCCCGTAGATTTAGCCAAAGTTCTCATGAAAGTAACTATAACTTGACCCAGTTGCTCGCTTCTAATAAATATGCGATGCAAGATCCAATCTGGTCATGTCCTGTTTGGTGGGATTGCACAACAGATGCCGAATATTATGGTTATATTAAAAAATAA
- a CDS encoding SusC/RagA family TonB-linked outer membrane protein, which produces MKRNFCLLFVFFAALGLFVSSLANAAGNSEVQAYQNVQQTKKISGTVVDSKGEPVIGASILVKGTNKGTITDVDGKFSLNASQGAILVVSYVGYTKKEVAVKASAVYDIVLSEDAQALSEVVVTAMGIKKEKKALGYAVSDINSQELMKNKQTNVVNSLAGKIPGVNITQAGGAAGAGSNIVIRGGNSASEDRDNQPLFVVDGIVYDNSTVNAGNSSTDGVTKNATTFSNRVMDINPEDIQSMSVLKGAAASALYGSRAANGVIIITTKKGAEGTTRVNFSSKYSYSWANRLPEQQSTYGRGFYNEAGVFSDYTTDSWGKKIDGAVYNNIDNFFRGSNVYDNSVSVAGGSKNGSFYLSASNFDQSGIVPTTGYNKTTFRFNGEQKYGVLTVGANVSFSQADTKKTLTSGGLYDHGGNGAMTALYGWARSDDMKHYLNDNGTKYRMFEGLQELADDVENPYWILNKNKMSDSNSRFTGALNASLKLTDWWDVSSRVGIDRYTIDSYTYTAPGGAVVEKYQDGYLSKGAYTYQYITTNVMSNMHKTIKDFDLNFLVGTSTESTKTASSSHWGYNFETEGTISFNNISSDNQFFKDRTSRHRLVGVYSELRAAYKNIAYLTVTGRNDWSSTLPVSNRSYFYPSVSGSFVFTELLPKNDILSFGKVRASWAQVGKDASAYATNTYLRSVATLNGGTIGVGNDWTGGNDKLKPEIQSSYELGTELRFLNGRLGLDYTYYYSKTKNQLCSPRLAQSTGYIFLTLNGGSVLNKGMELSITGKPVVTKDFQWEATLNLSGNRGRLGDFIQGVDVFYVTDAQVGGVKAGSIPNGGYFLGLTGNKWMRETNTSGNEISNGRYIIDQTTGLYKDSKVETNVVGNREPTMIGGLNNSLTYKNFNLSFLFDLRLGGDIYNGTEYYLSSKGLSNRTLNRESVTFTGVVNTGTAAAPTYEEKTITYDGDKTYTVNGAQKSGRYMIQQYWDAYNNNAYNFITKTNWIRLRSVSLSYDFKDLLKKQNLIKGLSATLTGTNLLLITNYKGLDPETCASGSGTGGSGSAGIDYCGVPATAGVSFGVNLTF; this is translated from the coding sequence ATGAAAAGAAACTTTTGCTTACTATTTGTCTTTTTTGCTGCATTAGGGCTTTTTGTATCTTCTCTGGCAAATGCTGCAGGAAACTCGGAAGTACAAGCCTATCAAAATGTTCAGCAAACAAAGAAAATCTCAGGAACAGTTGTTGATTCCAAAGGGGAGCCTGTTATTGGCGCCAGCATATTGGTAAAAGGTACAAATAAAGGCACTATTACCGATGTCGATGGAAAATTCTCATTAAATGCTTCACAGGGTGCAATTTTAGTTGTGTCTTATGTTGGCTATACAAAGAAAGAAGTGGCAGTGAAAGCATCCGCTGTTTATGACATTGTGCTTTCAGAAGATGCTCAGGCTCTTAGCGAAGTAGTGGTTACTGCAATGGGAATTAAGAAAGAAAAGAAAGCCCTTGGATATGCGGTTTCTGATATTAACTCTCAGGAGTTAATGAAAAATAAGCAAACAAATGTTGTTAATTCTTTGGCTGGTAAAATTCCTGGCGTAAATATAACGCAGGCAGGTGGCGCCGCTGGTGCTGGTTCTAACATAGTTATTCGTGGAGGTAACTCTGCAAGTGAGGATCGTGACAATCAACCGTTGTTTGTTGTAGATGGCATTGTTTATGATAACTCTACAGTTAATGCAGGTAATTCCAGTACAGATGGAGTAACTAAAAATGCAACTACATTTAGTAATCGTGTGATGGATATTAATCCCGAGGACATTCAAAGTATGTCAGTTTTGAAAGGAGCTGCTGCTTCGGCACTTTATGGTTCTCGTGCCGCTAATGGTGTTATAATCATTACAACGAAAAAAGGAGCCGAAGGTACTACTCGTGTAAACTTTAGTAGTAAATATTCTTATTCCTGGGCAAATCGTTTGCCGGAGCAACAATCTACTTACGGACGCGGTTTCTATAATGAGGCTGGTGTCTTTAGTGATTATACAACTGATTCATGGGGAAAGAAGATTGATGGTGCTGTCTATAATAATATAGATAATTTCTTTCGCGGAAGTAATGTTTACGACAATAGTGTGAGCGTTGCTGGTGGTAGCAAGAATGGTTCATTCTATTTATCGGCTTCTAATTTTGATCAGTCGGGTATCGTTCCTACAACTGGTTATAATAAAACAACATTCCGTTTTAATGGAGAACAAAAATATGGCGTATTGACGGTAGGTGCTAATGTTTCCTTCTCTCAGGCAGATACGAAGAAAACATTAACATCTGGTGGCTTATATGATCATGGAGGAAATGGCGCTATGACAGCCTTATATGGCTGGGCTCGTAGTGATGATATGAAGCATTATCTGAATGATAATGGAACAAAGTATCGTATGTTCGAGGGACTTCAGGAATTGGCAGATGATGTTGAAAACCCATATTGGATATTGAATAAGAACAAAATGTCTGATTCAAATTCCCGTTTTACAGGTGCGTTAAATGCCAGTTTAAAGTTGACTGACTGGTGGGATGTTTCTTCTCGTGTTGGTATCGACAGATATACGATTGATTCTTATACTTATACTGCTCCGGGCGGTGCTGTTGTGGAAAAGTATCAAGATGGCTATTTAAGTAAAGGTGCTTATACTTATCAATACATAACAACGAATGTAATGTCTAATATGCATAAGACAATCAAAGACTTTGACTTAAACTTTTTGGTTGGTACGTCGACTGAATCTACTAAAACAGCAAGCTCATCTCATTGGGGGTATAATTTTGAAACAGAGGGTACAATAAGCTTTAATAATATTTCTTCTGATAATCAGTTCTTTAAAGACAGGACGAGCCGTCATCGTTTGGTTGGCGTCTATAGCGAATTGCGCGCTGCTTATAAGAATATTGCTTATTTGACTGTAACCGGACGTAACGATTGGTCTTCAACATTACCTGTTTCAAATCGTTCTTATTTCTATCCTTCTGTATCAGGCAGTTTTGTCTTTACAGAACTACTTCCCAAAAATGACATTCTTTCCTTCGGAAAAGTTCGTGCTTCATGGGCACAAGTGGGTAAGGATGCTAGTGCTTATGCTACTAACACTTACTTACGTTCTGTGGCTACTTTGAATGGGGGAACTATTGGTGTTGGTAATGATTGGACAGGAGGTAATGATAAATTAAAGCCGGAAATACAAAGTTCCTATGAGTTAGGTACTGAATTGCGTTTTCTGAATGGACGTTTAGGTTTGGATTATACATATTATTACAGCAAAACAAAGAATCAGCTATGTTCTCCTCGTTTGGCTCAATCTACCGGTTATATTTTCCTGACATTGAATGGCGGCTCTGTTCTTAATAAAGGTATGGAACTCTCTATTACAGGTAAACCTGTTGTTACAAAAGATTTTCAATGGGAAGCTACATTAAACCTTTCAGGGAATCGCGGACGTTTAGGAGATTTTATTCAAGGCGTTGATGTTTTTTATGTTACAGATGCCCAGGTAGGAGGTGTTAAGGCTGGATCTATTCCTAACGGAGGATATTTTCTGGGATTGACAGGTAATAAGTGGATGCGGGAAACAAACACAAGCGGAAATGAGATTTCCAATGGACGATATATTATTGATCAAACAACAGGACTGTATAAAGATAGTAAGGTGGAAACTAATGTGGTTGGTAATCGTGAACCAACAATGATTGGTGGCCTTAACAACAGCCTGACTTATAAGAATTTTAATCTTTCATTCCTATTTGATTTAAGATTGGGTGGTGATATATATAATGGGACAGAATATTATTTGTCATCGAAAGGACTGAGCAACCGCACTTTGAATCGTGAGTCTGTTACGTTTACAGGTGTTGTGAATACAGGAACTGCTGCTGCTCCAACTTATGAGGAAAAGACCATCACGTATGATGGAGATAAAACTTATACGGTTAATGGTGCACAGAAGTCTGGCAGATATATGATTCAACAATATTGGGATGCATATAATAATAATGCATATAATTTTATCACTAAAACAAATTGGATCAGACTTCGTTCTGTTTCGTTGTCATATGACTTTAAAGATCTGCTGAAAAAACAAAATCTGATCAAAGGTCTCAGTGCAACACTTACCGGAACCAATTTGCTTCTTATAACAAATTACAAAGGACTTGACCCTGAAACATGTGCAAGTGGTTCTGGAACAGGTGGCTCAGGCTCTGCTGGAATTGACTATTGTGGCGTTCCTGCAACTGCCGGAGTTTCGTTTGGCGTTAATCTTACATTCTAA
- a CDS encoding phosphoribosylglycinamide formyltransferase encodes MSIKIAIFGSGSGTNAENIIQYFENSSSIEVALVLSNKADAYILDRARLHQIPSIVYTKPDFQDADNLLSLLEKYNIDFVVLAGFLLQIPVELIHRYPNKIVNIHPALLPKFGGKGMYGDRVHEAVIAAGEKSSGITIHYIDEHYDSGSVIFQTTCDVLLSDTPQSLASRIHALEYKYFPKVIEETICKEFKLSLG; translated from the coding sequence ATGAGTATAAAAATAGCAATTTTTGGTTCTGGATCAGGGACGAATGCTGAGAATATTATTCAATATTTTGAAAACAGCTCGTCTATTGAGGTAGCTTTGGTCTTATCTAATAAAGCAGATGCTTATATATTAGATAGAGCCAGATTGCATCAGATACCGTCTATAGTTTATACAAAACCGGATTTTCAGGATGCAGATAATCTGTTATCATTATTAGAGAAGTATAATATTGATTTTGTGGTTCTTGCTGGTTTTCTTCTTCAGATACCTGTTGAACTTATACATAGATATCCTAATAAGATAGTAAATATACATCCTGCTTTGCTTCCCAAATTTGGTGGTAAGGGTATGTATGGCGATCGTGTGCACGAAGCTGTTATTGCTGCCGGCGAGAAAAGTTCAGGTATTACTATACATTATATAGATGAGCACTATGATTCTGGTAGTGTAATTTTCCAAACAACATGTGATGTGCTTCTTTCTGATACTCCTCAAAGCCTTGCATCACGAATTCATGCCTTGGAATATAAATATTTTCCGAAAGTTATTGAAGAGACTATCTGCAAAGAGTTCAAGTTGTCTCTTGGATAA
- a CDS encoding acyl carrier protein, with translation MSEIESRVKAIIVDKLGVEESEVTLEASFTNDLGADSLDTVELIMEFEKEFGISIPDDQAEKIATVGDAVTYIEAAKA, from the coding sequence ATGTCTGAAATTGAATCAAGAGTAAAAGCGATTATCGTTGATAAATTAGGCGTTGAAGAATCTGAAGTTACTTTAGAAGCAAGCTTCACTAATGATCTGGGAGCAGATTCACTTGATACTGTTGAACTCATTATGGAATTCGAAAAAGAATTCGGTATTTCTATTCCTGATGATCAAGCAGAAAAGATCGCTACTGTAGGTGACGCTGTTACATACATTGAAGCTGCTAAAGCTTAA
- the fabF gene encoding beta-ketoacyl-ACP synthase II — MELKRVVVTGLGALTPIGNTVPEFWGNLINGVSGAGPITHFDTSLFKTKFACEVKNFNVTEYIDRKDARKMDHYTQYAVAVAKQAVTDSELDLEKEDLNRIGVIFGAGIGGIQTFEEEVKNYAINKENGPKFNPFFIPKMISDIAAGQISIMYGFHGPNFATVSACATSSNAIADAFNYIRLNKANVIVTGGSEAAITEAGVGGFNAMHALSTRNEDATRASRPFSASRDGFIMGEGGGCIILEELEHAKARGAKIYAEIVGTGLSADAYHLTASHPEGLGAKLVMKNALEDAEMKPEEIDYINVHGTSTPVGDLSEVKAIKEVFGEHAYKLNISSTKSMTGHLLGAAGAVEAIASILAIKNGIVPPTINHEEGDNDENIDYNLNFTFNKAQKREVNVALSNTFGFGGHNACVIFKKYSE; from the coding sequence ATGGAATTAAAAAGAGTTGTAGTAACAGGTCTTGGTGCTCTTACTCCTATAGGCAACACTGTTCCCGAGTTTTGGGGAAATTTGATCAACGGTGTGAGCGGAGCAGGACCTATTACTCATTTTGATACGTCACTGTTTAAAACTAAATTCGCTTGCGAAGTAAAGAATTTCAATGTTACCGAATACATTGATCGCAAGGATGCAAGAAAGATGGACCATTACACGCAGTATGCAGTTGCTGTAGCTAAACAAGCCGTAACGGATTCCGAACTTGATCTTGAGAAAGAAGATTTAAACAGAATAGGTGTAATCTTTGGTGCTGGAATTGGTGGTATTCAAACTTTTGAAGAAGAAGTAAAGAACTATGCAATCAATAAAGAGAACGGCCCAAAGTTCAATCCTTTCTTTATCCCTAAAATGATTTCGGATATTGCAGCCGGACAGATCTCCATCATGTATGGTTTTCACGGTCCGAACTTTGCAACGGTATCGGCTTGCGCAACCTCTTCAAATGCTATAGCTGATGCATTTAACTATATCCGATTGAATAAAGCAAATGTTATTGTAACCGGTGGTTCTGAAGCAGCTATTACTGAAGCTGGAGTAGGCGGTTTTAATGCAATGCATGCTTTATCTACACGAAACGAAGATGCAACCAGAGCTTCTCGTCCATTCAGTGCTAGCCGCGATGGATTCATTATGGGCGAAGGTGGCGGATGTATCATTTTAGAAGAACTGGAACACGCCAAAGCACGTGGAGCCAAAATATACGCTGAGATTGTAGGAACTGGTCTTTCTGCAGACGCATATCACTTAACAGCTTCACACCCGGAAGGTTTGGGAGCTAAGCTCGTGATGAAAAATGCCCTTGAGGATGCAGAAATGAAACCGGAAGAAATTGATTATATCAATGTTCACGGAACTTCAACTCCTGTAGGAGACCTTTCCGAAGTAAAAGCAATTAAAGAAGTATTTGGTGAACATGCTTATAAGCTGAATATAAGTTCCACTAAGTCTATGACCGGTCACCTTCTTGGAGCAGCCGGTGCTGTAGAAGCAATTGCAAGTATTCTTGCTATAAAAAATGGAATCGTTCCTCCTACCATCAACCATGAAGAAGGAGACAATGACGAGAACATTGATTATAACCTGAATTTTACCTTCAACAAGGCGCAAAAGCGTGAAGTTAATGTAGCACTCTCTAATACCTTTGGTTTTGGTGGACACAATGCATGCGTTATCTTTAAAAAATACAGCGAATAA
- the rnc gene encoding ribonuclease III, with translation MHALSLKNTANKIVLHNKIDRIRLLFRKDKESYSCFYSILGFYPHNIQIYNQALLHKSSSVKSDKGRPLNNERLEFLGDAILDAIVADIVYKKFSGKREGFLTNTRSKIVQRETLNKLAVEIGLDKLIKYSTRTSSHNSYMCGNAFEALVGAIYLDRGYDACKYFMEIKIMKRFIDLDKIARKEVNFKSKLIEWTQKNRVTVSFDLIEQFLDKEANPIFQSEIFIEGLSAGTGIGYSKKESQQNAAKMALKKIQTTPNFLQEVFDAAAKKKEKATITAEQESTDTDEAIETTIPETNTIETDSTETVVIEPEDGELDYETNQL, from the coding sequence ATGCATGCGTTATCTTTAAAAAATACAGCGAATAAGATCGTGTTACACAATAAAATAGATAGAATAAGGCTCTTATTCCGCAAGGATAAAGAGTCTTATTCTTGTTTCTATTCTATTCTTGGATTCTACCCACATAACATTCAAATCTACAATCAGGCTTTACTTCATAAATCATCTTCTGTAAAGTCCGACAAAGGTCGTCCGCTCAACAACGAACGTCTGGAATTCCTAGGAGATGCCATCCTCGATGCCATCGTTGCTGACATTGTATACAAGAAATTTTCGGGAAAAAGAGAAGGTTTCCTAACTAACACCCGTTCTAAAATAGTTCAGCGTGAAACACTTAACAAGCTTGCCGTTGAGATAGGGCTTGATAAACTGATTAAATATTCAACCCGTACCTCCTCTCACAACAGTTACATGTGCGGTAATGCATTTGAGGCATTAGTGGGAGCCATTTACCTTGACCGGGGGTATGACGCCTGCAAGTACTTCATGGAAATAAAAATCATGAAACGCTTCATTGATCTGGATAAAATAGCTCGTAAGGAAGTAAACTTCAAGTCAAAGCTTATTGAATGGACTCAAAAGAATAGAGTTACAGTTTCTTTCGACTTAATTGAACAGTTCCTTGACAAGGAGGCAAACCCAATCTTTCAGTCGGAAATATTTATTGAAGGTCTTTCTGCCGGCACAGGAATTGGCTATTCCAAAAAAGAATCACAGCAGAATGCAGCCAAAATGGCTCTAAAAAAGATTCAGACTACTCCTAATTTCCTGCAGGAAGTATTTGACGCAGCAGCCAAAAAGAAAGAAAAAGCGACAATTACTGCTGAGCAAGAAAGCACTGATACTGATGAAGCTATTGAAACCACTATCCCTGAAACAAATACAATCGAAACAGATTCAACAGAAACAGTTGTTATTGAGCCCGAAGATGGTGAATTAGACTATGAGACTAACCAATTGTAG
- a CDS encoding ATP-dependent 6-phosphofructokinase, protein MRIGILTSGGDCPGINATIRGVCKTAMNYYGMEVVGIHSGFQGLLTNDVEIFTEKSTSGLLNQGGTILGTSREKPFKKKGVSPEINKPAIMEQNIHQLGLDCVVCIGGNGTQKTAAKMALMGLNVVSVPKTIDNDIWGTDFSFGFDSAVSIATDAIDRLHSTASSHKRVMVIEVMGHKAGWIALHSGMAGGGDVILIPEIEYDIKNIGETIMNRLKKGKPYSIVVVAEGIRTVEGKSAAEYIAQEIEHETGIETRQTVLGYIQRGGSPTPFDRNLSTRMGGHATELIADGNFGRMVALQGNEISSIPLSEVAGKLKVVTEDHDLVVQGRRMGVCFG, encoded by the coding sequence ATGAGAATAGGTATATTGACTTCTGGAGGAGATTGCCCGGGAATTAATGCAACCATAAGAGGGGTTTGCAAGACGGCAATGAATTATTATGGCATGGAAGTAGTCGGTATACATAGCGGTTTTCAGGGACTTCTGACAAATGATGTAGAGATCTTTACTGAGAAGTCAACGTCGGGGCTGCTAAACCAGGGAGGAACAATATTGGGCACTTCCAGAGAAAAGCCATTTAAGAAAAAAGGTGTTTCACCAGAAATAAATAAACCTGCAATCATGGAGCAGAACATTCATCAACTTGGGCTTGATTGTGTGGTCTGTATCGGTGGTAATGGTACTCAAAAAACGGCTGCTAAGATGGCGCTGATGGGATTGAATGTTGTGTCTGTGCCTAAGACCATTGATAATGATATTTGGGGTACCGATTTCTCGTTTGGTTTTGATTCTGCTGTAAGTATTGCTACTGATGCCATTGATCGTCTTCATTCTACCGCAAGTTCCCATAAGCGGGTGATGGTCATTGAAGTGATGGGTCACAAGGCGGGGTGGATTGCTCTTCATTCGGGCATGGCTGGAGGAGGAGATGTAATCCTGATTCCTGAGATAGAGTATGATATAAAGAATATTGGAGAGACAATAATGAATCGCCTGAAAAAAGGAAAACCATATTCGATTGTTGTGGTAGCTGAGGGCATCAGAACTGTAGAAGGAAAGAGCGCTGCCGAATATATTGCTCAGGAAATTGAACATGAAACCGGAATTGAAACCCGACAGACCGTACTGGGATATATTCAACGTGGCGGTTCACCTACTCCTTTTGACAGGAACCTTTCAACCCGTATGGGCGGACATGCTACTGAACTGATTGCAGATGGAAATTTTGGACGAATGGTGGCGTTACAAGGCAATGAAATATCCTCCATTCCTTTAAGTGAGGTTGCAGGAAAATTAAAAGTTGTTACGGAAGATCATGATCTTGTTGTTCAGGGAAGAAGAATGGGGGTTTGCTTCGGCTAA
- a CDS encoding GH3 auxin-responsive promoter family protein has translation MNSTKLISKLFLPRLKELALYDTAAESIQEQVFNRLILQAVHTEWGKKYDYNSIKSYEEFKKRVPIQSYDDIKPYVERLRMGEQNLIWPSRIQWFAKSSGTTNDKSKFLPVSKEALKDIHYRGGKDCITLYFQMNPESRFFSGKGLILGGSHSPNLDSKHSLVGDLSAILIQNINPLVNLVRVPGKKVALMSEWDCKIEKIAQETIHQNVTNLSGVPSWFLVLIKRVLEITGKQTLEEVWPNLEVFFHGGVSFAPYREQYKQLIKSEKMHYVETYNASEGFFGIQNDLSDPAMMLMIDYGIFYEFISMDELCKENPEACCLADVELNKNYAMVISTSCGLWRYMIGDTIKFTSKNPYKFVITGRTKHFINAFGEELIIDNAEKGLAKACNATGAQVNEYSAAPVFMDKNAKCRHQWLIEFAKMPDSIDHFAAILDASLKELNSDYEAKRFKDIALQPLEVIVARKGLFHDWLKEKGKLGGQHKVPRLSNTREHFEKMILLNK, from the coding sequence ATGAACAGTACAAAACTGATTAGTAAATTATTCCTTCCTCGACTTAAAGAGCTCGCTTTATACGACACAGCTGCAGAATCCATACAAGAACAAGTATTCAACAGGCTTATTCTCCAGGCTGTTCATACAGAATGGGGGAAAAAATATGACTATAATAGCATTAAAAGTTATGAGGAATTTAAAAAAAGAGTGCCAATACAATCATATGATGATATTAAGCCGTACGTTGAGAGATTACGTATGGGAGAACAGAACTTGATCTGGCCTTCCAGGATTCAATGGTTTGCAAAATCATCCGGGACTACAAACGACAAGAGTAAGTTCCTGCCGGTTAGTAAAGAGGCTTTAAAAGATATTCATTACCGTGGCGGAAAAGATTGCATTACCCTATACTTTCAAATGAATCCTGAAAGTCGGTTCTTTTCCGGTAAAGGGCTAATTTTAGGAGGGAGTCATAGCCCTAACCTAGATTCAAAACACAGTCTGGTAGGCGACTTATCAGCAATCTTAATTCAAAATATCAATCCTTTAGTCAACCTGGTCCGTGTTCCTGGCAAAAAGGTAGCATTAATGAGCGAGTGGGATTGCAAGATTGAAAAGATTGCCCAGGAAACTATCCATCAGAATGTCACTAACCTATCGGGAGTTCCTTCCTGGTTTCTGGTACTGATTAAACGGGTTCTGGAAATTACAGGCAAGCAAACGCTGGAAGAAGTATGGCCCAACCTGGAGGTCTTTTTCCATGGAGGTGTTAGTTTTGCACCCTACCGTGAGCAATACAAACAACTCATTAAATCAGAAAAGATGCATTATGTTGAGACCTACAATGCATCAGAAGGGTTCTTCGGCATTCAAAACGATCTTTCAGATCCTGCCATGATGCTTATGATTGACTATGGAATCTTTTATGAATTTATCAGCATGGATGAGCTCTGCAAAGAAAACCCGGAAGCCTGTTGCCTTGCCGATGTAGAGCTAAACAAGAATTATGCAATGGTTATCAGCACTTCCTGTGGCTTATGGCGCTACATGATTGGAGATACTATTAAATTCACCTCTAAGAATCCATATAAATTTGTAATAACAGGCAGAACAAAGCATTTTATTAATGCTTTCGGTGAGGAGCTAATCATTGACAATGCCGAAAAAGGGCTGGCCAAGGCCTGTAATGCGACGGGGGCACAAGTAAATGAATATTCGGCCGCTCCGGTTTTTATGGACAAGAATGCCAAATGTCGCCATCAGTGGCTGATCGAATTTGCAAAAATGCCGGATTCAATTGATCATTTTGCTGCCATATTAGATGCTTCTCTCAAAGAATTAAACTCTGATTACGAAGCTAAACGCTTCAAAGACATTGCTCTTCAACCATTGGAAGTGATCGTTGCCCGCAAAGGACTGTTTCACGATTGGCTGAAAGAAAAAGGAAAATTGGGCGGTCAGCATAAGGTGCCACGACTAAGTAACACCAGAGAACATTTTGAAAAAATGATTCTCTTAAATAAGTAA